A genomic region of Arvicola amphibius chromosome X, mArvAmp1.2, whole genome shotgun sequence contains the following coding sequences:
- the Zfp92 gene encoding zinc finger protein 92 homolog: protein MAAILRAKPKVPISFEDVSVYFTKTEWRLLDLKQRNLYKQVMLENYSHLVSVGFAFSKPNLVSQLEQGEKPWIADRKRTAAGSCAGNGIKSKISRPKLFGRGLLGDTSRSMVQRRPHDFRPNSIVRYQHSRIADKRYLCQQCGKSFSRSSNLIKHRIVHSGEKPYKCSECGKVFRRSLALLEHRRIHSGDKPYECEECGKTFTRSSNLIKHQVIHSSEKPFVCQVCGKVFRRSFALLEHARIHSGERPYECGECGKTFSRSSNLIEHQRTHSGQKPYICQECGKAFKGISQLIHHQRSHRGDRPFSCQECGKAFRGHSGLSQHQRVHTGEKPYECSECGRAFGRRANLFKHQVVHGGVRLGRPGRLKGLRRGCMLLEHQRSQEAGEGSSTEPQLIDANENPQVCERCDQVFKNKLLLCRHLRIHDDEDDKKQKSITVSTSGSEERSLLSQDLESQPAEGSYSESSESFLFAEKAQGPSLP, encoded by the exons ATGGCAGCCATTCTGAGAGCAAAGCCCAAG GTACCAATATCTTTTGAGGATGTGTCTGTGTACTTTACAAAGACAGAATGGAGGCTTCTGGATCTCAAACAGAGGAATCTCTACAAGCAGGTGATGCTGGAGAACTACAGCCATTTGGTGTCAGTGG GGTTTGCTTTCTCTAAGCCTAACCTGGTGTCCCAGCTGGAGCAAGGGGAGAAGCCCTGGATTGcagacagaaagaggactgcAGCAGGATCCTGTGCTG GAAATGGGATAAAGAGCAAGATTTCAAGGCCGAAACTCTTTGGAAGAGGGCTCCTCGGAGACACCTCGAGATCCATGGTGCAGAGACGTCCTCACGACTTCAGGCCAAATTCCATTGTAAGGTACCAGCACTCCAGAATCGCCGATAAACGGTATCTGTGTCAGCAGTGTGGAAAATCCTTCAGCCGCAGCTCCAATCTCATCAAGCACCGGATCGTCCACAGCGGTGAGAAACCGTACAAGTGCAGCGAGTGCGGGAAGGTGTTCCGGCGGAGCTTGGCACTGCTGGAGCATCGGCGCATCCACAGTGGCGACAAGCCCTACGAGTGCGAGGAATGTGGCAAGACCTTCACGCGCAGCTCCAACCTTATCAAGCACCAGGTCATCCACAGCAGCGAGAAGCCGTTCGTGTGCCAAGTGTGCGGGAAGGTGTTCCGGCGGAGCTTCGCTCTGCTTGAGCATGCGCGCATCCACAGCGGCGAGCGGCCTTACGAGTGCGGTGAGTGTGGCAAGACGTTCAGCCGCAGCTCCAACCTTATCGAGCACCAGCGCACCCACAGCGGTCAGAAACCCTACATCTGTCAGGAGTGCGGCAAAGCCTTCAAGGGCATCTCGCAGCTCATCCACCACCAGCGCAGCCACCGCGGCGACAGGCCCTTCTCGTGCCAGGAGTGCGGCAAGGCCTTCCGCGGCCATTCAGGACTTAGCCAACACCAGCGAGTGCACACCGGCGAGAAGCCCTACGAGTGCAGTGAATGTGGCCGGGCCTTCGGTCGCCGGGCCAACCTTTTCAAGCACCAGGTGGTGCATGGCGGGGTGCGGCTCGGACGTCCTGGCCGCTTGAAGGGACTTCGGCGCGGCTGCATGCTACTGGAGCATCAGCGGTCCCAGGAAGCAGGGGAAGGCAGTTCGACTGAGCCCCAGCTCATTGATGCCAATGAGAATCCCCAAGTGTGTGAGCGCTGCGACCAGGTCTTCAAGAACAAGTTGCTGCTGTGTCGCCATTTGCGCATTCATGACGACGAAGATGACAAGAAACAGAAGTCGATTACTGTGAGTACCTCAGGTTCGGAGGAGAGGTCGCTGCTCAGCCAGGATTTGGAATCCCAGCCCGCAGAAGGAAGCTACAGCGAAAGCAGTGAAAGTTTCCTGTTTGCCGAGAAGGCCCAGGGCCCATCCTTACCTTGA